A window of Candidatus Eisenbacteria bacterium contains these coding sequences:
- a CDS encoding prepilin-type N-terminal cleavage/methylation domain-containing protein, which produces MSSRGFTLVEVVLVLVIAGIALLPLSMLFANTSIRSGDARAATVAAQLAQSKLEEIAADKSSPARGFDYLVGRNYLPEDPVPAFPGYRRTVTIAPDSTYDGVRFRAVSVSVVAGKLPPVTLTTWFTSY; this is translated from the coding sequence ATGAGCTCCCGCGGGTTCACGCTCGTCGAGGTGGTGCTCGTCCTCGTGATCGCGGGAATCGCGCTCCTTCCGCTGAGCATGCTCTTCGCGAACACGTCCATTCGCTCGGGGGACGCGCGCGCGGCCACCGTGGCGGCCCAGCTCGCGCAGTCGAAGCTGGAGGAGATCGCCGCCGACAAGAGCTCGCCCGCGCGCGGCTTCGACTACCTCGTCGGAAGGAATTACCTCCCCGAGGATCCCGTTCCGGCCTTCCCCGGATACCGGCGCACCGTGACGATCGCGCCCGATTCGACCTATGACGGCGTGCGCTTCCGCGCCGTGAGCGTGAGCGTCGTGGCCGGCAAGCTCCCGCCGGTCACGCTCACCACCTGGTTCACGAGCTACTGA
- a CDS encoding prepilin-type N-terminal cleavage/methylation domain-containing protein gives MRTELAPGFTLMELTIVIVIVGISAVVFAFAFRESMRAYELIDTETDLAQQARYAEERVTRHVLRTPTAGIRAASSTSITLLDPDSSVIRIAWDGVKGSDLVLTRGGIAAPLASHVDSLAFTYHGTDGRPLAPGRAGSMELRRLRRVSMFLRLEQGGHAVAATGAAALRVP, from the coding sequence ATGAGGACCGAGCTCGCGCCCGGGTTCACGCTCATGGAGCTCACGATCGTCATCGTGATCGTGGGGATCTCGGCCGTCGTATTCGCGTTCGCGTTCCGCGAATCGATGCGAGCGTACGAGCTCATCGACACCGAGACCGATCTCGCGCAGCAGGCCCGCTACGCGGAGGAGCGGGTCACACGGCACGTCCTGCGCACCCCCACGGCCGGAATTCGCGCCGCGTCCAGCACCTCGATCACGCTCCTCGATCCCGACTCGTCGGTCATCCGGATCGCGTGGGACGGCGTGAAGGGATCGGACCTCGTGCTGACCCGGGGCGGCATCGCCGCGCCGCTCGCCTCGCACGTCGACTCACTCGCGTTCACCTATCACGGCACCGACGGCCGGCCGCTCGCGCCCGGCCGCGCCGGCTCCATGGAGCTCCGCAGGCTTCGCCGCGTCTCCATGTTCCTCCGCCTCGAGCAGGGAGGGCACGCGGTCGCCGCGACCGGCGCCGCGGCGCTGCGGGTGCCATGA